In Pseudomonas putida, a genomic segment contains:
- the dtd gene encoding D-aminoacyl-tRNA deacylase has protein sequence MKGLLQRVRGARVEVGGEIVGAIDQGLLVLVAVEPGDTREHADKLLHKLLNYRVFSDPQGKMNLSLKDVQGGLLLVSQFTLAADTRSGMRPSFSTAAPPALGAELFDYLLERAQGQHADVACGRFGADMQVHLVNDGPVTFMLQI, from the coding sequence ATGAAGGGCCTGCTGCAGCGCGTGCGTGGCGCACGCGTCGAGGTGGGCGGGGAAATCGTCGGCGCCATCGACCAGGGCCTGCTGGTGCTGGTGGCGGTGGAGCCTGGAGATACCCGCGAGCATGCCGATAAGCTCTTGCACAAGCTGCTCAACTATCGGGTGTTCAGCGATCCACAGGGCAAGATGAACCTGTCGCTCAAGGATGTGCAGGGCGGCCTGTTGCTGGTGTCGCAGTTCACCCTGGCAGCCGACACGCGCAGTGGGATGCGTCCGAGCTTCTCGACAGCGGCGCCACCCGCCTTGGGGGCCGAGCTGTTCGATTATCTGCTGGAGCGAGCCCAGGGCCAGCATGCCGATGTGGCATGCGGGCGCTTTGGCGCGGACATGCAGGTGCACCTGGTGAATGATGGCCCTGTAACATTTATGTTACAAATATGA
- the pip gene encoding prolyl aminopeptidase, with product MQTLYPQIKPYARHDLAVEAPHVLYVDESGSPEGLPVLFIHGGPGAGCDAQSRCYFDPNLYRIITFDQRGCGRSTPHASLENNTTWHLVEDMERIREQLGIDKWVLFGGSWGSTLALAYAQKHPERVHGLILRGIFLCRPQEIEWFYQAGASRLFPDYWQDYIAPIPPEERGDLVKAFHKRLTGNDQIAQMHAAKAWSTWEGRTATLRPNPLVVDRFSEPARALSIARIECHYFTNNAFLEPDQLIRDMPKIAHLPAVIVHGRYDVICPLDNAWALHQAWPNSELKVIRDAGHAASEPGITDALVRAADQMARRLLDLPLEEA from the coding sequence ATGCAGACCCTGTACCCGCAGATCAAACCCTACGCCCGGCACGATCTGGCCGTGGAAGCGCCGCATGTACTGTACGTCGATGAAAGCGGTTCGCCGGAAGGTCTGCCGGTGCTGTTCATCCATGGCGGCCCAGGCGCCGGTTGCGATGCCCAGAGCCGTTGCTACTTCGACCCCAATCTGTACCGGATCATCACCTTCGACCAGCGCGGCTGTGGCCGCTCCACGCCCCATGCGAGCCTGGAGAACAACACCACCTGGCACCTGGTCGAGGACATGGAGCGCATTCGCGAGCAGCTTGGCATCGACAAGTGGGTGCTGTTCGGTGGCTCGTGGGGCTCGACCCTGGCGCTGGCCTACGCCCAGAAGCACCCGGAGCGGGTGCATGGCCTGATCCTGCGCGGCATCTTCCTGTGCCGGCCGCAGGAGATCGAGTGGTTCTACCAGGCTGGCGCCAGCCGCCTGTTCCCCGACTACTGGCAGGACTACATCGCGCCGATTCCGCCCGAGGAGCGCGGCGACCTGGTCAAGGCCTTCCACAAGCGCCTCACCGGCAACGACCAGATCGCCCAGATGCATGCGGCCAAGGCCTGGTCGACCTGGGAGGGGCGCACCGCCACCTTGCGCCCGAACCCGCTGGTGGTCGACCGTTTCTCCGAACCGGCACGCGCCTTGTCGATCGCCCGTATCGAGTGCCACTACTTCACCAACAACGCCTTCCTCGAGCCTGACCAGCTGATTCGCGACATGCCCAAGATCGCCCACCTGCCGGCGGTCATCGTGCATGGCCGCTATGACGTGATCTGCCCGCTGGACAACGCCTGGGCACTGCACCAGGCCTGGCCGAACAGCGAGCTGAAGGTCATCCGCGATGCCGGTCACGCGGCCTCCGAGCCCGGCATCACCGACGCCCTGGTGCGCGCCGCCGACCAGATGGCCCGTCGCCTGCTCGACCTGCCTTTGGAAGAAGCATGA